Proteins encoded within one genomic window of Lysinibacillus sphaericus:
- the lpdA gene encoding dihydrolipoyl dehydrogenase, which produces MVVGDFPIETDTLVIGSGPGGYVAAIRAAQTGQKVTIVEKNVLGGVCLNVGCIPSKALISVGHRFEHAKHSDDMGIIASDVKLDFSKAQAFKDSVVKKLTGGVEGLLKGNKVEIVQGEAYFVDAHSVRIINGESAQTYTFNNVIIATGSRPVEIPTFKFSERVLNSTGALSLQEVPSKLVVIGGGYIGTELGSAYANLGSQVTIIEGGKDILAGFEKQMTQIVKKGLKKKGVEIEVNASAKGVEETENGVVVTYEVGGEEKKVEADYVLVTVGRRPNTDEMGLEGVGIEFGERGLIKVDKQCRTNIPNIYAIGDIVAGPQLAHKASYEGKVAAEAIAGEKSIVDYLAVPAVCFTDPEMATVGYNEDQAKAEGIEYTAAKFPFAANGRALALNQTEGFVKLVARKEDGLLIGAQIVGAGASDMIAEMGLAIEGGMTAEDIALTIHAHPTLGEITMEAAEVLLGNPIHIVAKK; this is translated from the coding sequence ATGGTAGTAGGAGATTTCCCAATCGAAACAGATACTCTTGTCATTGGTTCAGGTCCTGGAGGATATGTAGCAGCAATTCGTGCAGCTCAAACTGGCCAAAAAGTAACAATCGTTGAAAAAAATGTACTTGGTGGTGTGTGCTTAAACGTAGGTTGTATTCCATCAAAAGCATTAATTTCAGTGGGTCACCGCTTTGAGCATGCTAAACATTCAGATGACATGGGTATCATCGCTTCTGATGTGAAATTAGACTTTTCAAAAGCGCAAGCTTTTAAAGACAGTGTTGTTAAGAAATTAACTGGCGGTGTTGAAGGCTTACTTAAAGGAAATAAAGTTGAAATAGTACAAGGTGAAGCGTATTTCGTTGACGCTCATTCAGTGCGTATCATCAATGGTGAATCTGCTCAAACATATACATTTAACAATGTTATTATTGCAACAGGTTCTCGTCCAGTCGAAATTCCAACGTTTAAATTCTCTGAGCGTGTACTAAACTCTACTGGCGCACTTTCTTTACAAGAAGTACCTAGTAAATTAGTTGTAATCGGTGGAGGTTACATTGGAACAGAGCTAGGTTCAGCTTATGCAAACCTAGGTTCACAAGTAACAATTATCGAAGGTGGCAAAGATATTCTTGCTGGTTTCGAAAAACAAATGACACAAATCGTGAAAAAAGGCCTTAAAAAGAAAGGCGTTGAAATTGAAGTAAACGCATCTGCTAAAGGCGTTGAAGAAACAGAAAACGGCGTAGTTGTTACGTATGAAGTTGGCGGAGAAGAGAAAAAAGTTGAAGCTGATTATGTATTAGTAACTGTAGGTCGTCGTCCAAATACAGATGAAATGGGTCTTGAAGGTGTTGGCATTGAATTCGGTGAACGTGGCCTTATTAAAGTTGACAAACAATGCCGTACAAACATTCCGAACATCTATGCAATTGGTGATATCGTAGCAGGTCCTCAGCTTGCACACAAAGCCTCTTATGAAGGTAAAGTGGCTGCTGAAGCAATCGCTGGCGAGAAATCAATCGTAGATTATCTAGCTGTTCCTGCTGTATGCTTCACTGATCCAGAAATGGCAACAGTTGGTTATAACGAAGATCAAGCAAAAGCTGAAGGTATTGAATATACTGCAGCGAAATTCCCATTCGCAGCAAATGGCCGTGCGCTTGCATTAAACCAAACAGAAGGTTTCGTGAAACTAGTTGCGCGTAAAGAAGATGGCTTATTAATTGGTGCTCAAATCGTAGGTGCTGGTGCATCTGATATGATCGCTGAAATGGGCTTAGCAATCGAAGGCGGTATGACTGCTGAAGATATCGCGTTAACAATTCATGCTCACCCAACATTAGGTGAAATTACAATGGAAGCTGCTGAAGTATTACTAGGCAACCCAATCCATATTGTAGCGAAAAAATAA
- a CDS encoding dihydrolipoamide acetyltransferase family protein, which translates to MAFEFRLPDIGEGIHEGEIVKWFVKAGDTVKEDDILCEVQNDKAVVEIPSPVEGKVEEILVGEGTVAVVGDVLIRLDAPGYEDLKLKGDDHAEAKTEAQVQSTAEAGQDVAKAPAKEEAPKAPATAQVAVKQETADSTKRIIAMPSVRKFARDNEVNIHEVSGTGKNGRILKEDIENFLNGGGAVQAAEAPVANEEAVAQQETAQAAPVVLEGDFPETREKMSGIRKAIAKAMVHSKQTAPHVTLMDEVDVTALVAHRKKFKDIAAEKGVKLTYLPYVVKALISTLREFPEFNRSLDDATQEIIQKHYYNIGIAADTEKGLLVPVIKHADRKSVFAVSNEINDLATKARDGKLAPHEMKGASMSITNIGSAGGQWFTPVINHPEVAILGIGRISEKPVIKNGEIVAAPVLALSLSFDHRMIDGATAQNALNHLKRLLSEPELLLMEA; encoded by the coding sequence ATGGCATTTGAATTCAGATTACCGGATATTGGCGAGGGTATTCACGAAGGCGAAATTGTAAAATGGTTCGTTAAAGCTGGGGATACTGTCAAAGAAGACGATATTCTTTGTGAAGTACAAAACGATAAAGCAGTTGTAGAAATTCCTTCACCAGTTGAAGGGAAAGTAGAGGAAATCTTAGTAGGAGAAGGTACAGTTGCTGTTGTTGGCGATGTATTAATCCGTTTAGATGCTCCAGGCTACGAAGATTTAAAACTTAAAGGTGACGATCATGCAGAGGCGAAAACGGAGGCACAAGTTCAGTCAACGGCTGAAGCTGGTCAGGATGTAGCAAAAGCGCCTGCTAAAGAAGAAGCACCAAAAGCTCCAGCAACAGCGCAAGTAGCTGTAAAACAAGAAACAGCAGATAGTACAAAACGTATTATTGCAATGCCTTCTGTTCGTAAATTTGCAAGAGACAATGAAGTAAATATTCATGAAGTGTCAGGTACTGGTAAAAACGGTCGTATTCTAAAGGAAGATATTGAGAATTTCCTAAATGGTGGTGGAGCAGTGCAAGCTGCAGAAGCTCCAGTGGCAAATGAAGAAGCAGTTGCTCAACAAGAAACTGCCCAAGCTGCGCCAGTTGTTCTTGAAGGAGACTTCCCAGAAACACGTGAAAAAATGTCTGGTATTCGCAAGGCGATTGCCAAGGCAATGGTTCACTCGAAACAAACAGCACCTCATGTTACACTAATGGATGAAGTTGATGTAACAGCTCTTGTAGCACATCGCAAAAAATTCAAAGATATTGCTGCTGAAAAAGGTGTAAAATTAACGTATTTACCATACGTAGTAAAAGCGCTTATTTCAACATTGCGTGAATTCCCAGAATTTAACCGTTCTTTAGATGATGCAACACAAGAAATTATTCAAAAGCACTACTACAATATCGGTATTGCAGCAGACACAGAAAAAGGTTTATTAGTTCCAGTTATTAAACATGCAGATCGCAAATCAGTATTTGCAGTTTCAAATGAAATTAATGACTTAGCGACAAAAGCGCGAGATGGTAAACTTGCTCCGCATGAAATGAAGGGCGCTTCCATGTCTATCACGAATATCGGTTCTGCAGGTGGCCAATGGTTTACGCCAGTAATTAACCACCCTGAAGTAGCGATTTTAGGTATTGGTCGAATTTCTGAAAAACCTGTAATAAAAAATGGTGAAATTGTAGCTGCACCTGTGTTAGCATTATCATTGAGCTTTGATCATCGCATGATCGATGGAGCCACTGCGCAAAATGCTTTAAATCACTTAAAGCGTTTGTTAAGTGAGCCAGAATTATTATTAATGGAGGCGTAA
- a CDS encoding alpha-ketoacid dehydrogenase subunit beta produces MAQMTMIQAITDALRTELKNDENVLLFGEDIGVNGGVFRATEGLQKEFGVDRVFDTPLAESGIGGLAIGLSLQGFRPVPEIQFFGFVYEVMDSISGQLARLSYRSGGVYNAPVTIRSPFGGGVHTPEMHSDSLESLMTAQPGLTVVVPSTPYDAKGLLISSIRNDNPVIFLEHLKLYRSFREEVPEEAYEIPLGKADVKREGKDLTIIAYGLMVHESLKAAEELEKEGHSVEVIDLRTIQPIDIETIIASVEKTGRAIVVQEAQKQAGIAANVVAEITERAILSLEAPVLRVAAPDTVYPFPQAEGVWLPNYKDVMETAKKVLTF; encoded by the coding sequence ATGGCACAAATGACGATGATTCAAGCAATTACAGATGCGCTTCGCACAGAATTAAAGAATGATGAAAACGTTCTGTTATTCGGGGAAGATATAGGCGTCAACGGTGGGGTTTTCCGTGCAACTGAAGGCCTACAAAAAGAATTTGGTGTAGATCGTGTATTCGATACACCATTAGCAGAGTCAGGTATTGGTGGCTTAGCAATTGGTCTTTCGCTTCAAGGTTTCCGACCAGTTCCAGAAATTCAGTTTTTCGGCTTCGTCTATGAAGTGATGGATTCAATCAGTGGACAATTAGCTCGTTTAAGCTACCGTAGCGGTGGTGTATATAACGCACCTGTTACAATCCGTTCTCCATTTGGTGGCGGTGTGCATACACCAGAAATGCACTCAGATAGCTTAGAAAGTTTAATGACGGCACAGCCGGGCTTAACAGTCGTTGTACCATCAACACCTTACGATGCTAAAGGATTACTTATTTCTTCTATTCGCAATGACAATCCAGTCATTTTCTTAGAGCATTTAAAATTATATCGCTCATTCCGCGAAGAAGTACCTGAGGAAGCATATGAAATTCCATTAGGTAAGGCAGATGTAAAACGTGAAGGTAAAGATCTAACAATTATTGCATATGGCTTAATGGTACATGAAAGCTTAAAAGCAGCAGAAGAACTTGAAAAAGAAGGGCATTCTGTAGAAGTTATTGATTTACGTACAATTCAACCAATCGATATTGAAACAATCATTGCGTCAGTTGAGAAAACAGGCCGAGCAATCGTTGTTCAAGAGGCACAAAAACAAGCAGGTATTGCTGCGAATGTTGTCGCTGAAATTACAGAACGAGCTATCTTGAGTTTAGAAGCACCTGTACTTCGAGTAGCAGCACCGGATACAGTGTACCCATTCCCACAAGCTGAAGGTGTTTGGTTACCGAACTATAAAGATGTAATGGAAACAGCGAAAAAAGTCTTAACATTCTAA
- the pdhA gene encoding pyruvate dehydrogenase (acetyl-transferring) E1 component subunit alpha, with protein sequence MSKKNNNIFDPQQTLTEIEEKFEMFQILNEEGEIINEEADPKLADEELVELMTRMVYTRILDQRSISLNRQGRLGFYAPTAGQEASQLASHFALEKEDWILPGYRDVPQIVWHGLPLDKAFLFSRGHFEGNQIPEGVNVLPPQIIIGAQFIQAAGVALGMQKRGKKAVAVTYTGDGGSSQGDFYEGMNFAGAFKSPAIFIVQNNQFAISTPRELQTAAKTIAQKGVAAGIPSILVDGMDALAVYVATRDARERAINGEGPTFIETMCYRYGPHTMAGDDPTRYRTSDTDNEWAQKDPLVRFRKYLEGKGLWDEKKEEAVIERAKEEIKDAIKKADAAPKQKVTQLMENMYKGEMPSNLKEQYEIYKEKESK encoded by the coding sequence ATGAGCAAAAAAAACAATAATATTTTTGATCCACAACAAACGCTAACTGAAATCGAAGAAAAGTTTGAAATGTTTCAAATTTTGAACGAAGAAGGCGAAATTATAAATGAAGAGGCAGATCCGAAATTAGCAGATGAAGAGTTAGTTGAGTTAATGACGCGTATGGTTTATACACGTATTTTAGATCAACGTTCCATTTCTCTTAACCGTCAAGGTCGATTAGGCTTCTACGCACCAACAGCTGGTCAGGAAGCTTCACAACTTGCTTCTCACTTTGCATTAGAAAAAGAAGATTGGATTTTACCAGGTTACCGTGATGTACCACAAATTGTATGGCATGGTTTACCGTTAGATAAAGCATTTTTATTCTCACGTGGTCACTTCGAGGGCAATCAAATCCCAGAAGGTGTTAATGTTTTACCACCACAAATCATTATTGGTGCACAATTTATCCAAGCTGCTGGGGTGGCACTTGGTATGCAAAAACGAGGTAAAAAAGCTGTAGCAGTTACTTATACAGGTGATGGTGGGTCATCACAAGGTGATTTCTACGAAGGAATGAACTTTGCTGGTGCATTTAAATCACCTGCCATTTTCATCGTACAAAATAACCAATTCGCAATTTCTACACCGCGTGAATTACAAACAGCTGCAAAAACAATTGCACAAAAAGGTGTTGCAGCAGGTATCCCAAGTATTTTAGTAGATGGTATGGATGCACTTGCAGTGTACGTTGCTACTCGTGATGCACGTGAGCGCGCAATCAATGGTGAGGGTCCAACGTTTATCGAAACAATGTGTTACCGTTATGGTCCACATACAATGGCGGGGGATGATCCAACACGTTACCGTACGTCTGACACGGATAACGAGTGGGCTCAAAAAGACCCGTTAGTTCGTTTCCGTAAATACCTTGAGGGTAAAGGACTATGGGATGAGAAAAAAGAAGAGGCTGTTATTGAGCGTGCGAAAGAAGAAATTAAAGACGCAATTAAAAAAGCCGATGCTGCACCAAAGCAAAAAGTAACACAGTTAATGGAAAATATGTACAAAGGCGAAATGCCTTCGAATTTAAAAGAACAGTATGAAATCTACAAAGAGAAGGAGTCGAAATAA
- the def gene encoding peptide deformylase: MILMDDIIREGHPTLRTKTEEVQFPLTDEIKQLATDMLQFLINSQDPEIADKYDLRSGIGLAANQVNSLHRMFALHLKDDKGEQLSFIAINPKIVSHSVENTYLPTGEGCLSVDRNVPGYVPRHARITVKFKTMDGEEKKMRLTGLPAIAFQHELDHLNGIMFYDRINEKNPFAEIPDAVPYERD, translated from the coding sequence ATGATTTTAATGGATGATATAATTCGCGAAGGCCATCCGACACTCCGCACTAAAACAGAGGAAGTTCAATTTCCTTTAACTGATGAAATAAAACAGCTTGCTACAGATATGCTACAGTTTTTAATTAACAGTCAAGATCCTGAAATTGCCGATAAATATGATTTACGCAGCGGGATTGGATTAGCTGCTAACCAAGTAAATAGTCTACACCGCATGTTTGCCCTTCACTTAAAAGATGACAAAGGAGAACAATTGAGCTTTATCGCAATCAATCCGAAAATTGTTAGCCACTCTGTTGAAAATACCTATTTGCCAACTGGCGAAGGTTGCTTATCTGTTGATCGCAATGTCCCTGGGTATGTGCCACGTCACGCACGTATAACCGTGAAATTTAAAACAATGGACGGCGAAGAGAAAAAAATGCGTCTAACTGGCTTGCCAGCTATCGCCTTCCAGCATGAATTAGATCATTTAAACGGCATTATGTTTTATGATCGCATCAATGAAAAAAATCCATTTGCTGAAATTCCAGACGCTGTTCCATACGAACGCGACTAA
- the phnX gene encoding phosphonoacetaldehyde hydrolase, protein MKIEAVIFDWAGTAVDFGCFAPVNVFLTIFEDAGVAVTLEEARKPMGMLKIDHIRTMLEMPRVSEAWARVYGRSFTEQDVQALYSQFETKLMASLAKYTDPIPHVKETVQQLRQAGIRIGSTTGYTAAMMEVVTHHAAEKGYKPDFLVTPTDIGDKGRPYPYMIFRNLEELGVKATKQVVKVGDTTSDIQEALNAGVWAVGVIVGSSEMGLTEQEFMSLSDEEQQAVIEKTKAIFEQTGAHYTIQTMRELPALIETINARLV, encoded by the coding sequence ATGAAAATTGAAGCGGTAATTTTTGATTGGGCAGGTACAGCGGTTGACTTTGGTTGTTTTGCACCTGTCAATGTATTTCTTACTATTTTTGAAGATGCAGGTGTTGCGGTGACACTAGAAGAAGCACGCAAACCGATGGGCATGTTGAAAATTGACCATATTCGGACGATGCTTGAGATGCCAAGAGTGAGTGAAGCATGGGCACGTGTGTATGGCCGTTCATTTACAGAACAAGATGTACAGGCACTGTATTCGCAGTTTGAAACGAAATTAATGGCATCGCTTGCTAAGTATACGGACCCGATTCCACATGTGAAAGAAACGGTTCAACAATTAAGACAAGCCGGAATACGCATTGGCTCCACAACAGGCTATACTGCCGCTATGATGGAAGTCGTGACACATCACGCTGCTGAGAAAGGATACAAGCCTGATTTTTTAGTTACACCGACTGATATAGGAGATAAGGGACGTCCCTATCCATATATGATTTTCAGAAATTTAGAAGAACTTGGCGTGAAAGCGACGAAGCAAGTCGTTAAAGTCGGGGATACTACGTCAGATATACAAGAGGCATTAAATGCCGGAGTTTGGGCTGTTGGCGTTATAGTCGGAAGTTCTGAAATGGGTTTAACGGAACAAGAATTTATGAGTCTATCTGATGAAGAGCAACAAGCCGTTATTGAAAAAACAAAAGCTATTTTTGAACAAACGGGTGCACACTATACGATTCAAACAATGCGTGAACTGCCGGCATTAATTGAGACGATTAATGCGCGATTAGTTTAA
- the phnW gene encoding 2-aminoethylphosphonate--pyruvate transaminase, which yields MNTYKLLTPGPLTTTEAVKKEMLVDRCTWDDDYKQVTQEIRKQLVAIAQVDETDYTAILMQGSGSFVVESVLTTAIGNADKVLIITNGAYGERIVEMATVLQLQHVVYSVPYHEQPSPLEVQAILEKDVAITHVAIVHCETTTGILNPIDEIGKVVKSFNKTFIVDAMSSFGGVPMDLSNMQIDFLISSANKCIQGVPGFGFVVAKIEALEKCKGQAKSVALDLYKQWEVMSEDGKWRFTSPTHVVAAFAKALEELAEEGGVAARYTRYAKNNQLLRERLSRCGFEAYISAEMQSPIITTFLYPYEGFSFEHFYHEMKQAGFVIYPGKLTEFDTFRIGNIGDVHEEDMTTLCNVIENYMAVKNNEN from the coding sequence ATGAATACCTACAAATTATTAACTCCCGGTCCACTAACAACTACAGAAGCAGTAAAAAAAGAGATGCTAGTGGATCGCTGTACATGGGATGACGACTACAAGCAAGTTACACAAGAAATACGCAAACAGTTAGTGGCGATAGCGCAGGTTGATGAAACAGACTATACAGCTATTTTAATGCAAGGAAGTGGGAGCTTTGTCGTTGAATCGGTTCTGACAACTGCTATTGGAAATGCAGATAAGGTACTCATTATTACAAATGGAGCGTACGGGGAACGAATCGTAGAAATGGCAACAGTCCTTCAATTACAGCATGTTGTTTACAGTGTACCGTATCATGAGCAACCATCACCTTTAGAAGTACAAGCTATACTTGAAAAAGATGTTGCTATTACGCATGTCGCGATTGTCCATTGTGAGACGACAACGGGGATATTAAATCCTATTGATGAAATAGGCAAAGTTGTAAAATCGTTTAATAAAACATTTATTGTAGATGCAATGAGTAGCTTTGGTGGCGTGCCAATGGATTTATCGAATATGCAAATTGATTTTTTAATCAGTAGTGCTAACAAATGTATTCAAGGCGTGCCAGGTTTTGGATTTGTTGTTGCGAAAATAGAAGCGTTAGAAAAATGTAAAGGACAAGCCAAGAGTGTAGCATTAGATTTATACAAACAATGGGAAGTGATGAGTGAAGACGGGAAATGGCGTTTTACATCACCAACACATGTTGTAGCGGCCTTTGCAAAGGCGTTGGAGGAACTTGCTGAAGAAGGTGGCGTTGCGGCACGCTACACACGATATGCTAAAAATAATCAACTATTGCGTGAAAGATTATCACGCTGTGGTTTTGAAGCTTATATTTCAGCGGAAATGCAATCACCGATTATCACGACGTTTTTATATCCATATGAAGGATTTTCTTTCGAGCATTTCTATCATGAAATGAAACAAGCAGGCTTTGTTATTTATCCTGGAAAGCTAACTGAATTTGATACATTCCGAATCGGTAATATAGGGGATGTTCATGAGGAAGATATGACTACATTATGTAATGTTATTGAAAACTATATGGCGGTGAAAAATAATGAAAATTGA
- a CDS encoding extracellular solute-binding protein gives MKKSTVMMFGTVSSAIVLAACGGAEADTKDQVIIYSNADDEAIEVMQTTLDKKGYEGKYIIQSFGTSELGGKMMAEGKDIEADVVTMASYFIESAQTSKSMFVELTSELKPLDGGSTYALPILGNVGSIFINTDLLAQKGLPVPQTIKDLTKPEYKDLVSFPNILDSSTGWLLVQAIMSEYGEKEGKQVLADLIKNAGPHIESSGSGPIKKVKTGEVAAGFGLRIQAIDAKNEGLPIDYIDPTEGNFTLTESVAVVDKEGDEALASEIAKVIATEARADLLKQYPVALYEGEQVEEKYVPKYLKKWDTTLTVDLLEKHQTFFKEAQQ, from the coding sequence ATGAAAAAGTCGACAGTCATGATGTTTGGAACGGTTAGTTCTGCAATTGTATTAGCAGCGTGTGGAGGTGCGGAGGCTGATACGAAGGATCAAGTTATTATCTATTCTAATGCTGATGATGAAGCAATTGAAGTAATGCAAACCACACTCGATAAAAAGGGGTATGAAGGAAAGTATATTATCCAATCATTCGGTACATCTGAATTAGGTGGGAAAATGATGGCAGAGGGTAAGGATATTGAAGCGGATGTGGTAACAATGGCTTCTTACTTTATCGAAAGTGCTCAAACATCTAAATCAATGTTTGTTGAACTAACTTCTGAGTTAAAGCCGTTAGATGGTGGTTCAACTTATGCATTACCGATTTTAGGGAATGTCGGGTCTATTTTTATCAATACAGATTTATTGGCGCAAAAAGGGCTACCTGTGCCACAAACAATTAAAGATTTAACGAAGCCAGAATATAAAGATTTAGTTTCTTTTCCAAATATTTTAGACTCCTCTACTGGCTGGCTATTAGTACAGGCGATTATGAGTGAATATGGCGAAAAAGAAGGAAAGCAAGTATTAGCAGATTTAATTAAAAATGCTGGACCGCATATTGAAAGTTCTGGTTCTGGCCCTATTAAAAAGGTGAAAACAGGAGAAGTCGCAGCAGGGTTTGGCTTACGTATTCAAGCAATTGATGCCAAAAATGAGGGCTTACCAATCGACTATATTGACCCAACGGAAGGTAACTTCACGTTAACAGAATCTGTTGCCGTTGTAGATAAAGAAGGGGACGAGGCATTGGCGAGTGAAATAGCAAAGGTCATTGCGACTGAGGCGCGAGCAGATTTGTTAAAACAATATCCTGTAGCACTTTATGAAGGCGAGCAAGTAGAGGAAAAATATGTTCCAAAATACTTAAAAAAATGGGATACGACTTTAACTGTCGATTTATTAGAAAAACATCAAACATTCTTTAAAGAAGCACAACAATAA
- a CDS encoding ABC transporter permease subunit, translated as MLKTNKMVKILFLPIVFFFLFFLIVPLLYMFWQSLKKGNSVTIQNYVEALQSVEIREAFLNSFQVSFVAAVITTCLAFALAYAMHFTTMNQHLKKLVHIGVTLPMLLPTITYGFVLLYTFGNQGIITKLLGKPLVTIYGFNGLLIGYVLYTLPVAFILMQNSMQYIDKRFLLVSMLMHDRPSRRFYHTVFRPMIGTIGGAFILTFILSFTDFGIPASVGGGYKVIATELYQAMLGSIVRFEQGAVISVLMLVPAVLGIVMLSVLDRFNFQYKHVSQSALVVHRLRDSIFTVLSLVCVSTIFIIFSTMFIVPFTKGYPYDFSFTLEHVQNVLAEKNLTRVYMNSLIVAFFTAILGVGIAFVSALLNVRTPLKGRSTLDFASMITNTVPGMVLGLSYLFFFNGSSLKGTFFIIIAYTVVHFFTTPYLMAKNSLQKMDPTWEVTGELLKDSWLQTVIRVILPNIRPTIFQMFSYYFLNAMVTVSGVIFLVSTKTMLVSTRIKELQHFAKYTDIFVLSIFILCTNLIVKLGCDYITTNKEKFKEM; from the coding sequence ATGCTTAAAACGAATAAAATGGTGAAAATTCTCTTTCTGCCAATTGTCTTCTTTTTTCTGTTCTTTTTAATTGTGCCATTACTTTATATGTTTTGGCAGTCTTTGAAAAAAGGCAATAGCGTAACGATTCAAAACTATGTAGAAGCATTACAGAGCGTTGAAATTCGGGAAGCGTTTCTTAATAGTTTCCAAGTGTCATTTGTCGCTGCCGTTATTACTACTTGTTTAGCGTTTGCTCTTGCCTATGCCATGCATTTTACGACGATGAATCAACATTTAAAAAAGCTTGTACATATCGGGGTAACATTGCCGATGCTCTTGCCGACAATTACCTATGGTTTTGTATTGCTTTACACATTTGGCAATCAAGGAATTATAACAAAACTTCTGGGGAAGCCCTTAGTGACAATTTATGGATTTAATGGCTTGTTGATTGGGTATGTGCTTTACACATTGCCTGTTGCATTTATTTTAATGCAAAATTCCATGCAGTACATTGATAAACGCTTTTTGCTTGTCTCGATGCTAATGCATGATAGACCATCACGTCGATTTTACCATACCGTATTTCGACCTATGATAGGAACAATTGGTGGAGCATTTATTTTAACGTTTATTTTAAGTTTTACCGATTTTGGTATCCCTGCTTCGGTAGGTGGGGGTTATAAAGTGATTGCAACAGAGCTATATCAAGCGATGCTTGGCTCTATTGTGCGATTTGAGCAAGGGGCGGTAATTTCCGTACTTATGCTTGTACCTGCTGTACTTGGCATCGTGATGCTAAGCGTGCTAGATCGATTTAATTTTCAATATAAGCATGTCAGTCAAAGTGCTCTAGTCGTGCATCGTCTTCGAGACAGTATATTTACAGTGCTATCGTTAGTATGCGTAAGTACGATTTTTATCATCTTCTCAACAATGTTTATCGTGCCGTTTACTAAGGGCTATCCATATGACTTTAGTTTCACATTGGAACATGTACAAAATGTTTTAGCAGAAAAAAATTTAACAAGGGTTTATATGAATTCTCTTATTGTTGCCTTTTTTACAGCAATTTTAGGTGTGGGCATCGCGTTTGTTTCAGCACTTCTAAATGTCAGAACACCGTTAAAAGGGAGAAGTACATTAGATTTTGCGTCAATGATTACCAATACAGTGCCAGGTATGGTACTCGGTCTTTCTTATTTATTTTTCTTCAATGGGAGTTCGCTTAAAGGGACCTTCTTTATCATTATTGCCTATACGGTTGTCCATTTCTTTACAACACCGTATTTAATGGCGAAAAACTCTTTGCAAAAAATGGACCCAACATGGGAAGTGACGGGAGAGTTATTAAAGGACTCTTGGCTTCAAACGGTCATTCGCGTTATTTTGCCGAATATAAGACCTACTATTTTTCAAATGTTTAGCTACTATTTTTTAAATGCCATGGTGACAGTTAGTGGTGTAATTTTCCTTGTCAGTACGAAAACGATGCTTGTCTCAACGCGCATTAAAGAATTGCAGCATTTTGCGAAGTATACGGATATTTTTGTTCTCTCAATTTTTATTTTATGTACAAACCTCATTGTGAAATTAGGTTGTGACTATATAACAACAAATAAAGAAAAGTTTAAGGAGATGTAA
- a CDS encoding ABC transporter ATP-binding protein, whose amino-acid sequence MLELKNISKSYKNKNVLRDINLTIDSGEIVSLLGPSGCGKTTLLNIVLGLTEQTDGQLFYNGQDISKQSMQDRGFNIVFQDFALFPHLNAYDNIVYGLKNKKQQMSKAEIQEYVDFLELAPHLHKKIHELSGGQKQRVSIARTLVMQPKILLLDEPLSALDGVIKESIKERIKSIARQFKLTTIIVTHDPEEALTLSDKVLIINEGTVSQYGTPHEILKTPKNQFVEDFILKQLHIKRHNIYQLFGESYA is encoded by the coding sequence AAAAAGTTATAAAAATAAAAATGTTTTAAGAGATATAAATTTAACGATAGATTCTGGTGAAATTGTTTCGTTATTGGGGCCGAGTGGTTGTGGGAAAACGACATTACTCAACATTGTTTTAGGTCTCACAGAACAAACAGATGGACAACTTTTTTACAATGGACAAGATATATCGAAACAATCGATGCAGGATAGAGGATTTAATATCGTTTTCCAAGATTTCGCGTTGTTCCCACATTTGAATGCTTACGACAATATCGTCTATGGCTTGAAAAATAAAAAACAGCAAATGTCAAAAGCTGAGATTCAGGAGTATGTGGATTTCTTAGAACTCGCTCCACATTTACATAAAAAGATTCACGAATTATCTGGTGGACAGAAACAACGTGTCTCTATTGCTAGAACGCTTGTTATGCAGCCGAAAATTTTATTGCTAGATGAACCGTTAAGTGCGCTAGATGGTGTGATTAAAGAATCCATTAAGGAGCGCATTAAATCAATTGCTCGCCAATTTAAATTAACAACTATTATTGTGACACATGATCCTGAGGAGGCGCTCACATTATCAGATAAAGTACTCATCATTAATGAGGGAACTGTCTCACAATATGGCACACCTCACGAAATATTGAAAACACCAAAAAATCAATTTGTGGAAGACTTTATATTAAAGCAACTTCATATTAAACGTCATAACATCTATCAACTGTTTGGAGAATCCTATGCTTAA